A window of Umboniibacter marinipuniceus contains these coding sequences:
- the wecC gene encoding UDP-N-acetyl-D-mannosamine dehydrogenase, whose translation MSFETISVVGLGYIGLPTAAMFASRKKKVIGVDVNQHAVDTINRGEIHIVEPELDMIVHAAVNEGYLRAVTTPEPADAFLIAVPTPFKNNGSEIPEPDLSYIESAANAIAPVLKKGNLVILESTSPVGATEQMAEWLAAARPDLSFPKTHGEDSDIRVAHCPERVLPGQVVRELVENDRVIGGMTPWCSTAAIELYKTFVEGECVTTNARTAEMAKLTENACRDVQIAFANELSIICDKLSINVWELISLANRHPRINILEPGPGVGGHCIAVDPWFIVSKTPDEARLVKTARTINDEKPSWVEEKVSQTVGKYLELNPRKSQIDVAVAFYGLAFKPDIDDLRESPSIDIVVSFAKNHLGKILVVEPNVSELSIDQVTLVDMDEAITQADIHVLLVRHQQFENIDIDSDFIVDTKGLLCASRT comes from the coding sequence ATGTCTTTTGAAACCATCTCAGTAGTCGGCCTTGGGTATATCGGCCTACCCACAGCGGCAATGTTTGCCTCGCGTAAGAAAAAAGTCATTGGTGTTGATGTAAATCAACATGCGGTAGACACGATTAATCGAGGAGAGATTCACATTGTTGAGCCTGAGCTCGATATGATAGTACACGCAGCAGTCAATGAGGGTTATCTTAGAGCGGTGACGACGCCAGAACCGGCCGATGCTTTCCTCATCGCAGTACCTACGCCGTTTAAGAATAACGGCAGCGAAATTCCTGAGCCAGACCTGAGTTATATTGAGTCGGCAGCGAACGCTATTGCGCCAGTCTTGAAAAAAGGCAACTTAGTAATATTAGAATCGACCTCCCCGGTTGGCGCGACCGAGCAAATGGCCGAGTGGCTCGCAGCGGCTCGCCCAGATCTTAGTTTCCCAAAAACACACGGTGAAGACTCTGATATACGCGTAGCACACTGTCCGGAGCGTGTTTTACCCGGGCAAGTCGTACGAGAGCTTGTCGAAAACGATCGAGTGATTGGAGGCATGACGCCCTGGTGCTCGACTGCTGCGATTGAGCTCTATAAAACGTTTGTAGAGGGTGAGTGCGTAACTACGAATGCGCGCACTGCAGAAATGGCGAAGCTTACAGAGAACGCCTGTCGTGATGTTCAAATTGCATTCGCCAATGAGCTATCAATAATCTGTGATAAATTAAGTATTAATGTTTGGGAGTTAATCTCGTTGGCTAACAGGCATCCGCGAATCAATATACTAGAGCCAGGTCCAGGTGTTGGGGGTCATTGTATCGCTGTGGACCCTTGGTTTATAGTTTCCAAAACCCCGGATGAAGCGCGTTTGGTAAAGACCGCCCGAACAATCAATGACGAAAAGCCTTCTTGGGTAGAAGAAAAGGTATCGCAAACAGTTGGTAAGTACCTCGAACTTAATCCCAGAAAATCGCAAATCGATGTGGCGGTCGCCTTTTATGGCCTTGCATTCAAGCCAGATATAGATGATCTAAGGGAAAGCCCATCAATAGATATTGTAGTATCGTTCGCAAAGAATCACCTAGGGAAGATACTAGTCGTTGAACCAAATGTATCCGAACTAAGTATAGACCAAGTTACTTTAGTTGATATGGATGAAGCTATTACTCAGGCAGATATCCATGTCCTATTGGTAAGGCATCAGCAATTTGAGAATATTGATATTGATTCGGATTTTATTGTAGATACTAAAGGCCTCTTATGTGCTAGTCGGACTTAA
- a CDS encoding polysaccharide biosynthesis C-terminal domain-containing protein: MNELLARGLSLGLILILPLLLTPTEFGYVVFYVAVEQVLVSLLLFGQSNYFIKVYQSSESLGAKLTQYGIAISVIFFIAIIVTSVGLVTFISGIASLSKGVPFLLILCSSVMLAVYELKNIKFRADGQHRDYFRSKLLFQSLKFAICMFLVVVLGAQSLSYPAALFIAVVVTSLRNHIADPLSLGFVEALPKLNSVLVLVPFAMQSLINIMYSFVDRIMVKDMLSVVDLAVYGFSYNVASLAFFSLSVIFIYYTPVFYRVKTLCVAQRILFKVCSIAACCLVILIFFLSVIYDPIIEHFPIEYRNSDVVARILIISFLFHVLYLYGFHLSNYQGFVKLMPIYVTISLLLNVLFNYVFIARYGVSGAALSTLLSEMVLAFLMVYNARIAKRNHA; encoded by the coding sequence GTGAATGAACTCTTGGCTAGAGGGCTTAGTCTTGGGCTTATTCTTATACTGCCTTTACTTCTAACGCCAACAGAATTTGGGTACGTCGTATTTTACGTCGCAGTTGAACAGGTGCTAGTGTCGTTACTTCTGTTCGGGCAATCCAATTACTTTATAAAAGTTTATCAGTCAAGCGAAAGTCTCGGAGCAAAATTAACTCAATACGGCATAGCAATATCTGTGATTTTCTTTATAGCTATTATCGTTACAAGTGTTGGTCTTGTTACCTTCATCTCAGGGATTGCATCTCTGAGTAAGGGAGTGCCTTTTTTACTAATACTTTGTTCAAGCGTCATGTTGGCGGTTTACGAGCTCAAGAACATAAAGTTTAGGGCAGACGGTCAACATCGCGACTATTTTCGCTCCAAGTTACTGTTTCAGTCATTGAAGTTCGCAATTTGTATGTTCTTAGTGGTTGTGTTGGGAGCTCAAAGCCTCTCATACCCAGCGGCACTTTTTATCGCAGTCGTCGTAACGTCCTTGCGAAATCATATAGCCGACCCATTATCGCTAGGTTTTGTCGAAGCTCTGCCAAAGTTAAACAGTGTTTTAGTTTTAGTGCCTTTTGCAATGCAATCTTTAATTAATATTATGTACAGCTTTGTCGATCGAATTATGGTAAAGGATATGTTGAGTGTGGTCGATCTCGCTGTATACGGATTCTCATACAATGTTGCTTCGCTAGCTTTCTTTTCACTGAGCGTAATTTTTATATATTATACACCTGTGTTTTACCGTGTTAAAACACTGTGTGTTGCACAGAGGATTCTTTTTAAAGTATGTTCAATTGCTGCATGCTGTCTTGTTATTTTAATTTTCTTCTTGTCTGTTATTTATGATCCCATAATCGAACACTTTCCGATTGAGTATCGGAATTCCGATGTGGTGGCGAGAATATTGATTATAAGCTTCTTGTTTCACGTGTTATACCTTTACGGTTTTCATTTGAGTAATTACCAAGGGTTTGTCAAGCTAATGCCGATTTACGTCACAATAAGTCTTTTGTTGAATGTTCTATTTAATTACGTTTTTATCGCTCGCTATGGGGTATCGGGTGCGGCATTGTCAACACTATTATCTGAAATGGTATTGGCGTTTTTGATGGTTTATAACGCAAGGATCGCCAAGCGAAATCATGCATAG